The following are from one region of the Thermococcus cleftensis genome:
- a CDS encoding ABC transporter permease subunit gives MMGRRKGEVIKTFTLTLIAIFVMFIILFPVYYIFTVSITPGSTLATTEFHLIPRNVSLDSYREVLFGFSGSKLSENFTGTIEGSAHVQDGKLYLVDGTLKGKVKYGPFTGLTFEIPVKGLTFDVSTAQNAQGRLEGEVSGLFVLTRVNEDGSIGFAIVRDVKLKSGEVEGVKVSGQMEKYVVARNTGTVSFTNIGKFVNSKFFGYLKNSLIIATLTVLLALLFVVPAAYAFSRMKFFGRDHVLYFYLMFTQVAGGLGIAGLIALYGMVVKLGLYDKLPVLSFIYAAGSVPFNTWLLKGYIDSISPDFDEAALVDGASYLQIIRHVLLPMALPGIATVAIFAFIGGWTEFILASLLLTEPNQPLSVWIYLLLGGIGRGIDWSYFAAAALLFALPVFLMFMLAQNYIRSGLTVGGLKE, from the coding sequence ATGATGGGCAGGAGAAAGGGGGAGGTTATCAAGACCTTCACCCTCACCCTGATAGCCATCTTCGTGATGTTCATCATACTCTTCCCGGTCTACTACATCTTCACCGTCTCCATAACCCCGGGTTCGACGCTGGCAACGACCGAATTCCACCTGATACCCAGGAACGTCAGCCTCGACTCCTACCGCGAGGTGCTCTTCGGGTTCTCCGGGAGCAAGCTGAGCGAGAACTTCACGGGAACCATAGAGGGAAGCGCCCACGTCCAGGACGGCAAGCTCTACCTGGTGGACGGCACGCTGAAGGGGAAGGTGAAGTACGGCCCGTTCACGGGGCTGACCTTTGAGATCCCAGTGAAGGGACTGACCTTCGACGTCTCGACCGCTCAAAACGCCCAGGGCAGGCTGGAAGGGGAGGTAAGCGGACTGTTCGTCCTGACCAGGGTGAACGAGGACGGGAGCATAGGGTTCGCGATAGTCAGGGACGTAAAGCTAAAGAGCGGGGAGGTCGAGGGAGTGAAGGTCTCGGGCCAGATGGAGAAGTACGTCGTGGCCAGGAACACCGGGACCGTGAGCTTCACCAACATAGGGAAGTTCGTGAACTCCAAGTTCTTCGGCTACCTCAAGAACAGCCTCATAATAGCCACGCTGACCGTCCTGCTGGCCCTGCTCTTCGTGGTTCCAGCGGCCTACGCGTTCTCGCGCATGAAGTTCTTCGGCAGGGACCACGTGCTCTACTTCTACCTGATGTTCACCCAGGTCGCTGGAGGACTGGGCATAGCGGGTCTTATAGCGCTCTACGGTATGGTCGTCAAGCTCGGCCTCTACGACAAGCTGCCGGTGCTGTCCTTCATCTACGCCGCCGGAAGCGTTCCCTTCAACACCTGGCTCCTCAAGGGTTACATAGACTCCATAAGCCCAGACTTTGACGAGGCGGCCCTGGTGGACGGCGCGAGCTACCTTCAGATAATCCGCCACGTGCTCCTGCCCATGGCCCTCCCGGGAATAGCGACCGTGGCGATATTCGCCTTCATAGGCGGCTGGACGGAGTTCATACTCGCCAGCCTGCTCCTGACCGAACCCAACCAGCCGCTGTCGGTGTGGATATACCTCCTCCTGGGCGGCATCGGCAGGGGCATAGACTGGAGCTACTTCGCGGCGGCGGCACTGCTCTTCGCCCTGCCGGTGTTCCTGATGTTCATGCTCGCCCAGAACTACATAAGGAGCGGTCTTACCGTTGGAGGACTCAAGGAATGA